One window from the genome of Metabacillus flavus encodes:
- a CDS encoding ABC transporter permease: METPVLETKSPQVKTEPAKISFLLSIRNSLIRDRYLYLMLIPFILWYVIFQYKPMAGLQIAFKDYSLFKGIAESPWVGFENFIRFFESEYFIRTLTNTALISLYGLVFGFPAPILLALLINEVKNKVFKNTVQTLTYLPHFISVVVITGIITNMLAPTNGLVNILIDKLGGEKTYFLTESEYFRTIFTSMNIWKDVGFNAIIYLAAMAGINPALYEAAKMDGANRWRQMSHVTLPGILPTIIILFLIQIGAFLEVGYEAIILLYQPSTYETADVINTYVYRAGLQGGEYEIGAAAGLFNSIVGLILVVTANKLSKKFTENSLW, from the coding sequence TTGGAAACACCAGTTTTAGAAACTAAATCACCACAAGTAAAGACTGAACCCGCCAAAATATCCTTTCTCCTGTCAATAAGGAACAGCCTGATCCGCGATCGATATTTGTATCTGATGCTGATTCCATTTATTCTCTGGTACGTCATCTTTCAGTATAAGCCAATGGCAGGACTTCAAATTGCGTTTAAAGACTACAGCCTTTTTAAAGGAATTGCGGAAAGCCCCTGGGTCGGTTTTGAAAACTTTATCCGCTTTTTTGAGAGTGAGTACTTTATCCGGACTCTTACTAATACCGCACTAATCAGCTTATATGGTCTTGTTTTCGGATTTCCTGCACCGATTTTGCTTGCCCTTCTCATTAATGAAGTGAAAAACAAAGTTTTCAAAAATACGGTGCAGACGCTCACCTATTTGCCTCACTTTATATCCGTTGTGGTTATAACGGGAATCATCACCAACATGCTTGCTCCTACAAACGGTTTGGTTAATATTCTGATTGACAAGCTCGGCGGGGAAAAAACCTATTTTCTGACTGAATCCGAGTATTTTCGAACAATCTTTACAAGTATGAATATTTGGAAAGATGTAGGATTTAACGCAATCATTTATCTGGCAGCGATGGCTGGGATCAATCCAGCCCTTTATGAAGCTGCCAAGATGGATGGAGCAAACCGCTGGCGGCAAATGTCGCATGTAACCCTGCCGGGAATTCTTCCGACGATTATTATTTTGTTTCTTATCCAAATAGGTGCTTTCCTGGAAGTAGGATACGAAGCAATTATTCTTCTATATCAGCCGAGTACCTATGAAACCGCAGACGTTATTAACACCTATGTCTACAGAGCCGGACTTCAGGGCGGAGAATATGAGATTGGTGCTGCTGCGGGGCTATTTAACTCCATCGTCGGCTTGATTTTAGTAGTAACCGCCAACAAACTCAGCAAAAAATTCACAGAAAATAGTTTATGGTAG
- a CDS encoding carbohydrate ABC transporter permease has translation MKKSRSERLSDVLIYGFLVLLAIACIYPFIYVFSASISSAQSVISGEVILFPKDITFISYAKVLQDPAIWTAYGNTIFYTVIGTAVNLLLTICGAYPLSKKRLRGKAFIAFFIAFTMWFQAGIIPTYLNFKELGLLDTRTSIIIGFAISTFLVFILRSFFQSIPDSLEESAKVDGANDLQILMKIYLPLSKPALVTVGLFYAVARWNGYFWAMVLLNDESKIPLQVMLKKLIVEMTVSEQVLATADAMTEFSRETIIYATIFVSILPIIIIYPFLQKYFVKGTMLGGVKE, from the coding sequence ATGAAAAAGAGCAGAAGTGAACGATTGTCGGATGTTTTAATCTATGGATTTCTTGTTCTGTTAGCCATCGCGTGCATTTATCCATTTATCTATGTATTTTCAGCTTCTATTAGTTCAGCTCAGTCCGTCATATCTGGTGAAGTTATTTTATTTCCAAAGGATATTACATTCATTTCATACGCTAAGGTGCTTCAGGATCCGGCCATTTGGACCGCTTATGGGAACACCATTTTCTACACGGTAATTGGAACGGCTGTTAATTTGCTGTTAACCATATGCGGAGCCTATCCTTTATCGAAAAAACGGCTCCGCGGAAAAGCCTTTATTGCCTTTTTCATCGCGTTTACGATGTGGTTTCAGGCCGGCATTATCCCTACTTATTTAAATTTTAAAGAGCTTGGCCTGCTGGATACGAGAACCAGCATTATTATTGGATTTGCGATTTCTACCTTCCTGGTTTTTATTTTAAGAAGCTTCTTTCAATCAATTCCTGATTCATTAGAGGAATCAGCAAAGGTAGATGGAGCGAATGACCTTCAGATTTTGATGAAAATCTACTTGCCATTATCTAAGCCCGCGCTCGTAACAGTTGGCCTGTTTTACGCAGTAGCCCGCTGGAACGGTTATTTTTGGGCGATGGTTCTCCTAAATGATGAAAGCAAAATTCCGCTCCAGGTGATGCTTAAGAAACTGATTGTGGAAATGACGGTGAGTGAACAGGTTTTAGCTACTGCGGATGCGATGACTGAGTTTTCAAGGGAAACGATTATTTATGCCACCATTTTCGTCTCAATCCTGCCGATCATCATCATCTATCCGTTCCTGCAGAAATATTTCGTAAAAGGAACCATGCTTGGCGGAGTCAAAGAATAA
- a CDS encoding extracellular solute-binding protein produces the protein MGKGRKLSLVLASGMLVLSAAACSNTTSAPKEKTEQNGESKETSGPKVSEKPMEMTIHLHYNDGQVIFDDNWSTFKKAAEVTNVSLKGVAPKSSTKSEEAFNLMIASGKIPDLVFEKKENLNKYGKEGAFIPLEDLIKEHAHHIQSYLDKMPEIMKVSKAADGHLYYLPFIADGEAAEGWFIRQDWLDKLGLKMPQTVDEYYAVLKAFKEKDPNGNGKADEVPLFTRINQRIFDLASLWGGYGDFYLQGDKVVYGPMEKDFGNAMENLAKWYSEGLIDPEIFTRGATSRDILFGNNTGGSTHDWFASTVTYNDISKKHTPEFNLVPMAPPENSKGERVEPTIRSPFNNYTGVAIGHSVKDQVAAIKYLDYFFTDEGRRLMNYGVEGETYTLENGAPKFTKEVLGSPDVPGALRAVGAQIMFAYQQDFEYEKQWMAPLALEGVEDYVKNDYFLEEVPALNFTEEEEKIKNDIGLQIMTYRDEMIQKWMMGAEPVDFEKFTKRLKEMGVDKLIKVHEDAYKRYTKG, from the coding sequence ATGGGAAAAGGGAGAAAACTATCACTCGTACTTGCTTCGGGAATGCTGGTTCTATCGGCTGCAGCCTGCAGCAATACAACGAGTGCGCCGAAAGAGAAAACAGAGCAAAATGGTGAAAGCAAGGAAACGAGCGGTCCTAAAGTAAGCGAAAAGCCGATGGAAATGACGATTCACCTTCATTATAATGATGGTCAGGTAATTTTCGATGACAATTGGAGCACATTTAAAAAAGCGGCTGAAGTGACGAATGTCTCTCTCAAAGGGGTCGCGCCTAAATCCTCTACAAAAAGCGAAGAAGCATTTAACCTTATGATTGCCTCCGGAAAAATACCGGACCTGGTTTTCGAGAAAAAAGAAAACCTAAACAAGTATGGAAAAGAGGGAGCTTTTATTCCCCTTGAGGATCTGATTAAAGAACACGCTCACCATATTCAGAGCTATCTTGATAAAATGCCTGAGATTATGAAGGTTTCAAAGGCTGCTGACGGCCACCTTTACTATCTTCCGTTTATTGCTGACGGGGAAGCGGCTGAAGGCTGGTTTATCCGTCAGGACTGGCTCGATAAGCTGGGCCTTAAAATGCCTCAAACGGTTGACGAATACTATGCAGTGTTAAAAGCATTTAAAGAAAAGGATCCAAACGGAAACGGCAAAGCAGATGAAGTTCCACTATTTACCCGTATTAATCAGCGCATTTTTGACCTGGCAAGTCTGTGGGGCGGGTACGGTGATTTCTATCTCCAGGGAGATAAGGTCGTATATGGGCCAATGGAAAAAGACTTTGGAAACGCCATGGAAAATCTGGCGAAGTGGTATAGTGAAGGGCTGATCGATCCGGAAATATTTACGCGCGGCGCTACATCACGCGATATTCTGTTTGGCAACAATACGGGAGGCTCTACTCATGACTGGTTCGCTAGCACGGTAACATACAATGATATTTCCAAAAAGCACACACCTGAATTTAATCTTGTTCCTATGGCGCCTCCTGAAAATTCAAAGGGCGAGCGAGTGGAACCTACAATCCGCTCACCATTTAATAATTACACTGGAGTCGCAATCGGCCATTCTGTTAAAGATCAGGTCGCAGCGATTAAGTATTTGGACTACTTCTTTACAGATGAAGGAAGAAGGCTTATGAATTACGGAGTAGAAGGGGAAACGTACACACTTGAAAACGGAGCACCTAAATTTACAAAAGAAGTACTTGGCAGTCCGGATGTCCCGGGAGCATTGCGAGCTGTAGGTGCCCAGATCATGTTTGCCTACCAGCAGGACTTTGAATATGAAAAACAGTGGATGGCTCCGCTCGCGCTTGAGGGAGTAGAGGACTACGTTAAAAACGATTACTTCCTGGAAGAAGTGCCTGCTCTTAACTTTACGGAAGAAGAAGAAAAAATCAAAAATGACATCGGTCTTCAAATCATGACTTATCGTGATGAGATGATTCAGAAATGGATGATGGGTGCTGAGCCTGTAGACTTTGAAAAATTCACGAAACGCCTGAAAGAAATGGGTGTTGATAAACTGATAAAAGTACATGAAGACGCGTACAAGCGATATACAAAAGGATAA
- a CDS encoding YesL family protein: MTTALYRGMEWTMRFAYVQLLWIVFTIAGLGIFGVFPATVCMYTVMRKWLRGESEAPILETFKKTWRSEWKKANLIGLFFLLAGFVLYFYLRFAISLEGIAGMALYLLLAMAIFIYGITFLFVFPAYVHFQSGVRKAIKLAFILALSYPFHSVSMLAAVAGFYFLAGALPVLMLLISFSLLGFSIMGTANLAFIRAMERADIA; the protein is encoded by the coding sequence TTGACAACAGCACTTTATAGGGGAATGGAATGGACGATGAGGTTTGCTTATGTACAACTGCTGTGGATTGTATTTACGATAGCCGGATTGGGCATTTTTGGTGTCTTTCCCGCAACAGTGTGCATGTACACCGTGATGAGAAAATGGCTCCGGGGAGAATCTGAAGCTCCTATTTTGGAAACCTTTAAAAAGACTTGGAGAAGCGAATGGAAAAAGGCGAATCTGATCGGGTTATTCTTTTTACTGGCAGGCTTTGTCCTTTATTTTTATTTGAGATTTGCAATCAGTCTTGAAGGAATTGCAGGCATGGCTCTTTATTTGCTTCTTGCAATGGCAATTTTCATATATGGAATTACTTTTTTATTTGTATTCCCCGCATATGTCCACTTTCAGTCAGGAGTCCGGAAAGCCATTAAGCTGGCATTCATTCTTGCTCTTTCCTATCCTTTTCACTCTGTATCCATGCTTGCAGCTGTAGCAGGATTCTATTTTCTGGCAGGAGCACTGCCCGTATTGATGCTATTGATCAGCTTCAGCTTGCTTGGGTTTTCCATCATGGGGACAGCTAATCTTGCCTTTATCAGGGCGATGGAGAGGGCGGACATAGCTTAA
- a CDS encoding M14 family metallopeptidase: MERRWGKLGVAAAAAGIMIAGAMPSAHAEAPYFGKEYSQPKQVLDLYPEPKPEVLTPAFSRSGEAFTSQEELEDFVDGLKKETDFLSVKKIGESQEGRPLLALYFSKDQKISPSAISKKPTVWLQGQIHGNEPAAGEAVLAMAKKLTGEFGNDVLNRINVIIVPRVNPDGSFLFTRQLENGLDGNRDHVKLESQEVQAIHKEFNRFMPEVVIDAHEYSVGQEFSKLGLLKYHDLLLLSGKNLNIPEKIRKMSDDLFVEDTEAALDRKGFSNEPYYTSKVNSSGGIELEEGSTEARIGRNAFGLSPAISFLVETRGIGIGRENFSRRVAAQIATHENIIALTAANAAKVKFGVAKERLNLVKKGLIPHDRDQIVIDSENQSVTGKKLEMVDTEAGKVKEVPVLYKSASNAKATLTRERPTAYILEPGQEKAAAKLENQGLRGFTLKKDKLLQVETMTVTDKTAAEKYEGISLHEIKSEVKKQKVNIPKGSIVFLTAQPQSNLLSLTLEPESVDSYASFGYVPSEKGERLPIYRFMDDIRSLK; this comes from the coding sequence ATGGAGAGAAGATGGGGTAAATTAGGAGTCGCTGCTGCAGCTGCCGGAATCATGATTGCAGGAGCGATGCCATCAGCACATGCAGAAGCGCCTTACTTTGGAAAGGAATACAGTCAGCCAAAACAGGTGCTCGATCTTTATCCAGAGCCAAAGCCTGAGGTTCTGACTCCGGCATTTTCCAGGAGCGGGGAAGCTTTTACTTCACAGGAAGAGCTGGAGGATTTTGTGGACGGTTTAAAAAAGGAAACAGATTTCTTATCCGTTAAGAAAATAGGAGAATCACAGGAAGGCCGTCCATTACTTGCCTTATATTTTTCAAAGGATCAAAAAATCTCTCCATCCGCTATTTCAAAAAAGCCTACTGTATGGCTTCAAGGGCAAATTCATGGAAACGAACCTGCGGCCGGCGAGGCAGTACTTGCAATGGCTAAAAAGCTTACAGGGGAATTTGGGAATGATGTGCTTAATCGAATCAATGTCATCATCGTGCCGCGAGTTAATCCAGATGGTTCTTTCCTTTTTACGAGACAGCTTGAAAATGGTCTAGATGGAAATCGCGACCACGTTAAACTTGAGTCACAAGAGGTACAAGCTATCCATAAGGAATTCAACCGTTTTATGCCGGAAGTAGTCATTGATGCTCATGAATATAGTGTAGGGCAGGAATTCAGCAAACTTGGGCTGTTAAAGTATCATGACTTGCTGTTGTTATCAGGAAAGAATCTAAATATTCCTGAAAAAATCAGAAAGATGTCCGATGACCTGTTTGTAGAAGATACAGAAGCTGCACTTGATCGAAAGGGCTTCTCAAATGAACCGTATTATACTTCTAAAGTGAACAGCAGCGGTGGCATTGAACTGGAAGAGGGCAGTACAGAAGCAAGAATAGGACGTAACGCATTTGGCTTGTCACCTGCGATATCCTTCTTGGTGGAAACAAGAGGAATCGGGATTGGACGCGAGAATTTTTCAAGACGAGTTGCAGCCCAGATTGCCACCCATGAAAACATCATTGCGCTAACAGCCGCAAATGCTGCGAAAGTAAAATTCGGGGTTGCAAAAGAGAGGCTGAACCTGGTTAAGAAAGGCTTGATTCCCCATGACCGGGATCAGATTGTGATTGATAGCGAGAATCAGTCAGTTACAGGAAAGAAGCTGGAAATGGTTGATACTGAAGCAGGCAAGGTAAAAGAGGTGCCGGTTCTTTATAAGAGCGCTTCGAATGCAAAGGCCACCCTTACGAGAGAACGGCCGACTGCCTATATTCTGGAGCCCGGTCAGGAGAAAGCCGCCGCAAAGCTTGAGAATCAGGGGTTAAGAGGGTTTACACTTAAAAAGGATAAGTTGCTTCAGGTTGAAACCATGACCGTAACAGATAAGACAGCTGCAGAAAAATATGAAGGAATCAGCCTTCATGAAATTAAGTCCGAAGTGAAAAAACAAAAGGTAAACATACCTAAAGGCAGTATCGTTTTCCTGACGGCTCAGCCTCAATCAAATCTTCTTTCTCTTACTCTTGAGCCTGAATCGGTTGACAGCTATGCAAGTTTCGGCTATGTTCCATCAGAAAAGGGAGAGCGTCTTCCTATCTATCGATTTATGGATGACATAAGAAGTTTGAAATAA
- a CDS encoding S8 family peptidase → MSKVRLIPFKLEEVYDSAKEEIPYGVRMINAPEIWDQGIKGDAAVIAILDTGCDAAHPDLKDRIIGGKSFVEGDENDYSDSHFHGTHVAGTIAASLNDQGVTGAAPEVKLLILKVLGDDGSGSYEGITNAVRYASEWKGEKGETVRVISMSLGGPEDVPELHEAIKEAVANNILVVCAAGNEGDSRENTVEKAYPGYYKEVVQVGAIDEKKQLAEFSNTNDEIDLVAPGVNIISTYPGNKYAKLSGTSMATPHASAAAALLIQKEEKEFGRKLTEPEVYAQLCKNTVSIGLSKKAEGNGLIFLRAQENDEPKQNDNAVEAVN, encoded by the coding sequence ATGAGCAAAGTTCGTTTAATACCATTCAAATTAGAAGAGGTTTATGATTCGGCAAAAGAAGAAATTCCTTATGGAGTAAGAATGATTAATGCACCTGAAATCTGGGATCAGGGAATAAAAGGAGATGCGGCTGTAATTGCCATTTTGGATACAGGATGCGACGCCGCTCATCCAGATTTAAAAGATCGGATCATCGGCGGAAAAAGCTTTGTTGAAGGGGATGAAAATGATTACAGTGATTCTCATTTCCACGGAACGCATGTAGCCGGAACAATCGCCGCAAGTTTAAATGACCAAGGTGTAACCGGAGCCGCACCTGAAGTAAAGCTGCTGATTCTAAAAGTACTTGGAGATGATGGCAGCGGGTCCTATGAAGGCATTACAAATGCTGTTCGATATGCTTCAGAGTGGAAGGGCGAAAAAGGTGAAACCGTAAGAGTCATTTCGATGTCCCTTGGAGGACCGGAAGATGTACCGGAACTGCACGAAGCGATTAAAGAAGCGGTTGCAAACAATATTCTTGTTGTATGCGCAGCCGGCAATGAAGGAGATTCGAGAGAAAATACCGTTGAAAAGGCCTATCCCGGCTATTACAAAGAGGTCGTGCAGGTAGGGGCCATTGATGAGAAAAAACAGCTGGCGGAGTTTTCAAATACAAATGATGAAATTGATCTTGTTGCACCTGGGGTTAATATTATTTCCACCTATCCGGGAAACAAATATGCGAAACTGTCCGGTACTTCTATGGCCACCCCTCATGCATCGGCGGCCGCTGCTCTGCTTATTCAAAAAGAGGAAAAAGAATTTGGCAGGAAATTGACGGAGCCTGAAGTATACGCACAGTTATGTAAAAATACTGTATCAATTGGCCTTTCCAAAAAGGCAGAGGGAAATGGCCTTATCTTCCTGCGTGCTCAGGAAAATGATGAGCCTAAACAGAATGATAATGCTGTAGAAGCTGTAAATTAG
- the rsgA gene encoding ribosome small subunit-dependent GTPase A: MNLSELGMTPFFEEAFMPFKTDGFEIGRVALEHKRLYRILTERGELLAEVAGKMRFEAGGREDFPAVGDWVVIQPRYEEGKATIHAILPRQSKFSRKAAGVATEEQIVAANVDTLFIVMALNHDYNIRRLERYLIMAWESGANPVVVLNKADLCEEMDEKLAEVESAAIGVPIHAISALDAESAEILRSYCTGGRTAALVGSSGVGKSTITNQLIGNEHLKTQEAREGDDRGRHTTTYRELIALQTGGCLIDTPGMRELQLWSAGDGFQGTFEDVESLAQSCRFTDCRHQNEPGCAILSALEEGSLQSDRYGSYQKLQKELAYLARKEDKKAQSEEKAKWKQITKSMRKYK, encoded by the coding sequence TTGAATTTATCTGAGTTGGGGATGACCCCATTTTTTGAAGAGGCATTTATGCCATTTAAGACTGATGGATTTGAAATTGGCCGAGTGGCACTTGAACATAAAAGGCTTTACCGGATTCTGACAGAGCGCGGAGAATTGCTTGCTGAGGTAGCAGGGAAGATGAGATTTGAAGCCGGGGGAAGGGAAGATTTCCCTGCTGTTGGAGACTGGGTGGTTATTCAGCCCCGCTATGAAGAAGGAAAGGCAACGATACACGCGATTCTTCCTAGGCAGAGCAAATTTTCACGAAAAGCAGCGGGTGTGGCCACGGAGGAACAAATAGTGGCTGCAAATGTTGATACACTCTTTATCGTGATGGCCCTTAACCATGATTATAATATCCGCAGACTGGAACGTTATTTAATCATGGCTTGGGAAAGCGGAGCCAATCCGGTGGTCGTTTTAAATAAAGCAGACTTATGCGAAGAGATGGATGAGAAGCTCGCTGAGGTTGAATCAGCAGCAATCGGTGTACCCATTCATGCAATTAGCGCTCTGGATGCCGAATCTGCTGAAATTCTCCGCAGCTATTGCACAGGCGGACGTACAGCAGCACTTGTCGGTTCATCCGGTGTAGGCAAATCTACGATTACCAATCAGCTGATTGGCAATGAACATTTAAAAACACAAGAAGCCAGAGAAGGCGATGACCGCGGAAGGCATACGACCACGTATCGTGAACTGATTGCTCTTCAAACAGGAGGCTGTCTGATCGACACGCCTGGAATGAGGGAATTGCAGCTTTGGAGTGCCGGGGATGGATTTCAGGGAACGTTTGAGGATGTAGAATCGTTAGCACAGAGCTGCCGCTTCACTGATTGCAGACATCAAAATGAGCCAGGCTGTGCTATACTGTCTGCATTAGAGGAAGGATCCCTGCAGTCAGACCGATACGGAAGCTATCAGAAGCTTCAAAAGGAACTCGCGTATTTAGCCCGTAAAGAGGATAAAAAAGCACAATCTGAAGAAAAAGCAAAATGGAAGCAAATCACAAAAAGCATGAGAAAATATAAATAA
- a CDS encoding DUF4282 domain-containing protein has translation MKEFLSFNKMITPAIITIIFYIGSGISILTGLVMMFNSGESMTPGLQILMGLFTLLLGPFAIRIYCELLIVMFKMNESLGRIASDRLPVDEEKHV, from the coding sequence GTGAAAGAGTTTCTTAGTTTCAACAAGATGATCACGCCAGCTATAATAACTATTATTTTTTACATTGGGAGCGGAATCAGTATCCTGACCGGTTTGGTCATGATGTTCAATTCAGGTGAATCAATGACCCCGGGACTGCAGATTCTGATGGGTTTGTTTACGCTGCTTCTCGGACCGTTTGCCATCCGTATTTATTGCGAGCTGCTGATTGTGATGTTCAAAATGAATGAATCTCTTGGAAGAATAGCTTCAGATCGGCTGCCTGTAGATGAAGAGAAGCATGTGTAA
- the thiM gene encoding hydroxyethylthiazole kinase — protein MNAQKAGALLSKVREVNPLVHNITNIVVANFTANGLLALGASPVMADAKEEVEEMARMAGVLVLNIGTLTERTVESMILAGKSANKHGVPVVMDPVAAGATEFRTRSAKQILEEVKVAIVRGNAAEIANAAGQKWAIKGVDSGEAEGDLEELALHAARKLNTVVAVTGKTDYISDGKQTVKVSNGHSILTKVTGTGCLVSSVVGAFLAVEKNPAAAAAAALAVYGTAAELAAVKTADQGPGSFQVEFLNQLSKVTEEQVALQAVIEKGGL, from the coding sequence ATGAATGCACAAAAAGCTGGAGCACTGCTGAGTAAAGTAAGAGAAGTGAATCCCCTTGTCCATAATATAACAAATATTGTAGTTGCTAATTTTACCGCCAATGGGCTTTTGGCGCTTGGTGCTTCACCGGTAATGGCTGATGCCAAAGAAGAAGTGGAAGAAATGGCTCGTATGGCAGGAGTGCTTGTCCTCAATATTGGCACGCTGACAGAGCGGACTGTGGAATCTATGATTCTTGCAGGCAAATCCGCTAATAAACATGGGGTACCTGTTGTGATGGATCCTGTTGCAGCAGGTGCAACAGAGTTTCGGACACGTTCTGCTAAACAGATTCTTGAAGAGGTAAAGGTTGCCATTGTCCGCGGAAATGCTGCTGAAATTGCGAATGCAGCCGGACAAAAGTGGGCAATAAAAGGAGTCGATTCAGGAGAAGCTGAAGGAGATTTAGAAGAGCTGGCACTTCATGCTGCAAGGAAACTGAACACGGTGGTTGCTGTGACGGGTAAGACTGATTATATTTCCGATGGGAAGCAGACAGTGAAGGTTTCAAATGGCCACTCCATACTGACAAAAGTTACAGGCACTGGATGCCTAGTGAGCTCAGTAGTAGGAGCCTTTCTTGCTGTTGAAAAAAATCCGGCTGCCGCAGCGGCAGCGGCTCTTGCTGTTTACGGAACGGCTGCAGAACTGGCAGCTGTAAAAACAGCGGATCAAGGGCCCGGCAGTTTCCAGGTGGAATTCTTAAACCAGCTGTCAAAGGTGACAGAGGAACAAGTGGCTTTGCAGGCTGTTATTGAAAAAGGGGGTTTATAA
- the thiD gene encoding bifunctional hydroxymethylpyrimidine kinase/phosphomethylpyrimidine kinase, which translates to MVKKALTIAGSDSGGGAGIQADLKTFQELGVFGMSAVTAVTAQNTLGVHGVFPLSADAVSAQAAAIGEDLPPDAVKTGMLFNAEIILAAAESIEKFGWKNVVIDPVMIAKGGSALLQSEAVKAMVDHLIPLSAVITPNIPEAEAITGITIKNVEDKKEACRIIHNLGAASCLIKGGHEENAEESADLLYDGKVFSILKSKRIDTRHTHGTGCTFSAALTAELAKGSTIAEAAQTAKHFIQAAIEETLEIGEGHGPTNHWAFQKRMRQL; encoded by the coding sequence ATGGTGAAAAAAGCTTTAACCATTGCTGGTTCAGACAGCGGCGGAGGAGCAGGTATTCAGGCCGATCTGAAAACATTCCAGGAGCTCGGCGTGTTTGGGATGAGTGCCGTTACAGCTGTAACAGCCCAGAATACCCTTGGTGTGCATGGAGTATTTCCTTTATCTGCAGATGCTGTATCTGCACAGGCTGCTGCAATAGGGGAGGATCTCCCTCCGGATGCCGTAAAAACAGGGATGCTCTTTAATGCAGAGATCATTTTGGCGGCAGCTGAATCAATAGAAAAATTCGGCTGGAAGAATGTAGTTATTGACCCGGTTATGATCGCCAAAGGAGGAAGCGCACTTCTTCAAAGTGAGGCGGTTAAGGCAATGGTTGATCACCTCATCCCGCTGTCTGCAGTCATTACTCCTAATATTCCAGAAGCGGAAGCGATTACTGGAATTACGATTAAAAATGTGGAAGACAAAAAAGAAGCTTGCAGGATCATTCATAATTTGGGAGCTGCTTCGTGTCTGATTAAAGGAGGGCATGAAGAGAATGCAGAGGAGTCGGCTGATCTGCTTTACGATGGGAAGGTGTTTTCAATATTGAAAAGCAAGCGGATTGATACAAGACATACACATGGGACAGGCTGTACGTTTTCAGCTGCCTTGACGGCTGAGCTCGCTAAGGGCAGCACGATTGCTGAAGCTGCACAAACAGCAAAGCATTTTATTCAGGCAGCCATTGAGGAAACGCTTGAAATCGGAGAAGGCCATGGACCGACTAATCATTGGGCTTTTCAAAAAAGGATGAGGCAATTATGA
- the thiE gene encoding thiamine phosphate synthase, with amino-acid sequence MKREGIKKHLALYFIAGSQDCPKNIEEILIEAIEGGITLFQFREKGKGSLHTSDEIEQLAVRLLQICRTSNIPFIVNDDVELALKIGADGIHVGQDDAKAGDIITRINGMILGVSVHSAEEAKRALADGADYIGVGPVFPTSSKEDAKEARGTAVIEEIKQAGIDIPMVGIGGITAENAKSVVMAGADGVSVISSISRSEHPAAAARALKKVING; translated from the coding sequence ATGAAACGGGAAGGGATAAAAAAGCACTTGGCCCTTTATTTTATTGCAGGGTCACAGGATTGCCCGAAGAATATAGAGGAGATTTTAATCGAGGCTATTGAAGGAGGAATTACGCTTTTTCAATTTCGCGAAAAAGGCAAGGGTTCTCTCCATACATCCGATGAAATCGAACAGCTTGCTGTCCGTCTGCTGCAAATTTGCCGTACCTCCAATATCCCCTTTATCGTAAATGATGATGTGGAACTGGCATTAAAAATAGGGGCGGACGGAATTCATGTAGGACAGGATGATGCCAAAGCCGGTGATATCATTACACGCATAAACGGTATGATTCTCGGAGTATCCGTGCATAGCGCTGAAGAGGCGAAACGTGCTTTAGCCGATGGGGCAGATTACATTGGGGTAGGTCCTGTATTTCCGACTTCATCCAAGGAGGACGCGAAGGAAGCAAGAGGGACCGCTGTAATCGAGGAGATAAAGCAAGCTGGCATTGATATCCCAATGGTTGGAATCGGCGGGATAACTGCTGAGAATGCGAAAAGCGTTGTAATGGCTGGAGCGGATGGCGTATCGGTCATTTCAAGTATCAGCAGATCAGAACATCCCGCCGCTGCTGCCAGAGCTCTGAAGAAAGTGATAAACGGATAA